Proteins encoded in a region of the Streptomyces sp. NBC_00310 genome:
- a CDS encoding ATP-binding protein: MTGWRVRDYSPDDLEGVLRVDMESGTTEEPPLFPLADTVTALQALHPAVVATADNVVVGAAVSRVEGDRAWIVRICMAPAWRHQGLGSALISALERRLFTDGVRTLHAALPEGETGAAALRNRDFGARSDLVLFEKRRPVPPPSADMLSSLGAELPPDGLWQKVAGMQKEKQLIERRLVLPLARPGLAAEHGVELPRAVMLFGPPGTGKSTFAHAIAGRLGWPFLELFPARLAAEYGLASGLSRRFDEISRLDHVLVFIDEVEEVAGARGGADATAVGVVNELLKAIVRFRSQDGRLLVCATNNVTTLDSAFLRHGRFDYVLPIGPPDHLARTALWESYLARAAAKADSEVLASASEGFTPADIAHVARTVSQAGFERTFDTGTRVFPTTDDYLDTIRDTQPTVGAAMSQEFAEQTRQYARL; this comes from the coding sequence ATGACGGGATGGCGGGTCCGGGACTACTCCCCGGACGATCTCGAGGGAGTGCTCCGTGTCGACATGGAAAGCGGCACGACCGAAGAGCCGCCTCTCTTCCCGCTCGCGGACACCGTGACGGCCCTCCAGGCCCTCCACCCCGCTGTGGTGGCCACGGCGGACAACGTGGTCGTCGGCGCCGCGGTGAGCAGGGTGGAGGGTGACCGGGCGTGGATCGTACGCATCTGCATGGCGCCCGCCTGGCGGCACCAGGGGCTGGGCAGCGCCCTGATCTCGGCCCTTGAGCGACGGCTCTTCACCGACGGCGTCCGCACGTTGCACGCCGCCCTGCCCGAGGGCGAGACCGGTGCCGCCGCGCTGCGCAACCGCGACTTCGGCGCCCGGTCGGACCTGGTCCTGTTCGAGAAGCGCAGACCAGTGCCCCCGCCGTCGGCCGACATGCTCTCCTCGCTCGGAGCGGAGCTGCCGCCCGACGGACTGTGGCAGAAGGTCGCGGGTATGCAGAAGGAGAAACAGCTCATCGAGCGCCGTCTGGTCCTGCCACTGGCCCGTCCCGGACTCGCCGCGGAACATGGTGTGGAGCTGCCGCGCGCGGTGATGCTGTTCGGTCCGCCCGGGACCGGCAAGAGCACCTTCGCGCACGCCATCGCCGGCCGCCTGGGATGGCCGTTCCTGGAGCTGTTCCCCGCGCGGCTGGCCGCCGAGTACGGCCTGGCGAGCGGGCTGAGCCGGCGCTTCGACGAGATCTCCCGGCTCGACCACGTTCTGGTGTTCATCGACGAGGTCGAGGAGGTCGCCGGCGCGCGCGGCGGCGCGGACGCGACCGCGGTCGGCGTCGTCAACGAGCTGCTCAAGGCGATCGTCCGGTTCCGCAGCCAGGACGGGCGACTCCTCGTCTGTGCCACGAACAACGTGACCACGCTCGACTCCGCGTTCCTGCGGCACGGCCGCTTCGACTACGTACTGCCGATCGGTCCTCCCGACCACCTTGCCAGGACCGCGCTGTGGGAGAGCTACCTGGCCCGAGCGGCCGCGAAGGCCGACAGCGAGGTACTCGCATCCGCCAGCGAGGGCTTCACACCCGCCGACATCGCCCACGTGGCGCGCACCGTCTCCCAGGCCGGATTCGAGCGCACGTTCGACACCGGAACCCGTGTCTTCCCCACGACGGACGACTACCTGGACACGATCCGCGACACCCAGCCCACGGTCGGCGCCGCCATGTCCCAGGAGTTCGCCGAACAGACGAGGCAGTACGCCCGCCTCTAG
- a CDS encoding RNA polymerase sigma factor, giving the protein MGQARQPRRVQTYDGELGAAVARAQDGDEAAFAVAYRIVQPGLLGYLRGFVGEDAEDVASDAWLEIARDLGRFKGDGAGFRGWTATIARHRALDHLRRQRVRPRSAGTEQDVLDMPGPHSTDVQALETLSTERALELVRGLPKDQAEAVLLRVVVGLDGTAAARVLGKRPGAVRTAAHRGLKRLAHQLGVGGQAAEGVTDEASRTLGESK; this is encoded by the coding sequence TTGGGCCAGGCACGGCAACCCCGCCGCGTACAGACGTACGACGGGGAATTGGGCGCGGCAGTCGCGCGGGCCCAGGACGGGGACGAGGCCGCCTTCGCGGTCGCCTACCGGATCGTGCAACCGGGCCTGCTCGGCTATCTGCGCGGGTTCGTGGGCGAGGACGCGGAGGACGTGGCGTCCGACGCCTGGCTGGAGATCGCCCGTGACCTCGGACGGTTCAAGGGGGACGGGGCCGGTTTCCGCGGCTGGACGGCGACCATCGCCCGGCACCGGGCACTGGACCATCTGCGCCGCCAGCGCGTGCGGCCCCGGTCGGCGGGGACCGAACAGGACGTACTGGACATGCCCGGCCCGCACAGCACCGATGTCCAGGCGCTGGAGACCCTCTCCACCGAGCGGGCCCTGGAACTGGTCCGCGGGCTGCCGAAGGACCAGGCCGAGGCCGTGCTCCTGCGGGTCGTGGTCGGCCTGGACGGTACCGCCGCCGCGCGCGTCCTCGGCAAGCGCCCGGGAGCGGTCCGCACCGCCGCCCACCGAGGCCTGAAACGCCTCGCCCACCAGCTGGGCGTCGGGGGCCAGGCGGCGGAGGGTGTGACGGATGAGGCTTCCCGGACGCTGGGGGAGTCGAAATGA
- a CDS encoding DUF1877 family protein produces the protein MSDYFHLRAVPPPALRNSATWLERLFGDDRDTVRHRVDRHREEVLDKRYLDQELLYVGAPPHRAGERPQAQVVLGGRPVFHPDRYKPPFLVLTAGQAHRVARFLMTADFDALWVFARDELLSRYGGAAEPDTRGTFAAAHRELTEFYAQTAECGDAVVKWLPS, from the coding sequence ATGAGCGACTACTTCCATCTGCGAGCGGTGCCGCCCCCGGCACTGCGCAACAGCGCGACCTGGCTGGAACGACTGTTCGGGGACGACCGGGACACCGTCCGGCACCGCGTCGACCGGCATCGAGAGGAGGTGCTGGACAAGCGATATCTGGATCAGGAACTCCTCTACGTCGGTGCTCCCCCGCATCGCGCGGGGGAGCGACCCCAGGCCCAGGTGGTGCTCGGTGGCCGGCCGGTGTTCCACCCCGATCGGTACAAGCCGCCGTTCCTGGTGCTGACGGCGGGCCAGGCGCACCGGGTGGCCCGCTTCCTGATGACGGCCGACTTCGACGCGCTGTGGGTTTTCGCTCGCGACGAACTGCTGTCGCGCTACGGCGGCGCCGCGGAGCCCGACACACGGGGCACTTTCGCGGCGGCGCACCGGGAGCTGACGGAGTTCTACGCGCAGACGGCCGAGTGCGGAGACGCGGTGGTGAAGTGGCTGCCGAGCTGA
- a CDS encoding SHOCT domain-containing protein encodes MPGLIRGVARTAVVAGTATAVSNRVSRRQQGRWAAQQEYQAPPAPQPAPPAERSAPAAPDMTSRIEQLKQLGELKTQGVLTEAEFEDQKRKLLGS; translated from the coding sequence ATGCCGGGACTCATCCGAGGGGTCGCCCGTACGGCCGTCGTCGCCGGAACGGCGACCGCCGTGTCGAACCGTGTATCCCGCCGACAGCAGGGGCGATGGGCGGCCCAGCAGGAGTACCAGGCGCCCCCCGCACCGCAGCCGGCGCCTCCTGCCGAGCGGTCCGCTCCGGCGGCCCCCGACATGACCAGCAGGATCGAACAGCTGAAGCAGTTGGGCGAGCTCAAGACCCAGGGCGTCCTCACGGAAGCGGAGTTCGAGGACCAGAAGCGCAAACTCCTCGGTTCCTGA
- a CDS encoding DUF6325 family protein, translating into MGPIDYLVVEFPGNRMTGEGFPLLVDLVDRGLIRILDLTFIRKDADGTVTGLEIGDLTGDGELDLTVFEGASSGLLGQDDLEEAAAALAPGNSAGVLVYENLWAAPFAAALRRGGAELVASGRIPVPAVLAALDATETAP; encoded by the coding sequence ATGGGACCGATCGACTATCTGGTCGTCGAGTTCCCCGGCAACCGAATGACCGGCGAGGGCTTCCCCCTCCTGGTCGATCTGGTGGACCGCGGTCTCATCCGGATCCTCGACCTGACGTTCATCCGGAAGGACGCCGACGGCACCGTGACCGGGCTGGAGATCGGCGATCTCACCGGCGACGGCGAACTCGACCTGACCGTCTTCGAGGGAGCGTCCTCCGGCCTGCTGGGCCAGGACGACCTCGAAGAGGCAGCCGCCGCCCTGGCACCCGGCAACTCCGCCGGCGTCCTGGTCTACGAGAACCTCTGGGCCGCGCCGTTCGCCGCCGCCCTGCGACGCGGCGGTGCCGAGCTGGTCGCCTCCGGGCGCATCCCGGTGCCCGCGGTTCTGGCCGCGCTCGACGCGACCGAGACCGCGCCCTGA
- a CDS encoding DUF7144 family membrane protein: MTATHTRPAHTAKQEWATGLTAFAAVMLFLVGLLDIFRGVMAIAEDDIFVTTRQYVFEFDLTGWGWVHLALGAVAVIVSMGLLRIAMWARVGGVAIAGLVIIANFLSLPYYPVWSVVMIAISGFIIWALCVVRRDNISDLPEERPVAEERPPERISYPRGPA, from the coding sequence ATGACCGCGACACACACCCGGCCGGCGCACACGGCGAAGCAGGAATGGGCGACCGGCCTGACCGCCTTCGCGGCGGTGATGCTCTTCCTCGTCGGCCTGCTCGACATCTTCCGGGGCGTCATGGCCATCGCCGAGGACGACATCTTCGTCACGACGCGGCAGTACGTGTTCGAGTTCGACCTGACGGGCTGGGGCTGGGTCCACCTCGCGCTGGGCGCGGTCGCCGTGATCGTCAGCATGGGGCTGCTCCGGATCGCGATGTGGGCGCGCGTCGGCGGCGTGGCCATCGCCGGACTCGTCATCATCGCCAACTTCCTCTCCCTGCCGTACTACCCGGTGTGGTCGGTCGTGATGATCGCGATCTCGGGCTTCATCATCTGGGCGCTGTGCGTGGTCCGGCGCGACAACATCTCCGACCTGCCCGAGGAGCGCCCGGTGGCCGAGGAGCGCCCGCCGGAGAGGATCTCGTATCCGCGCGGGCCCGCTTGA
- a CDS encoding SHOCT domain-containing protein: MGVQTYLAYDYPLLSVFWSMLVFFLWIMWFVLLFRVVVDIFRDDDLSGWAKAGWLVFTVLLPFLGVFVYVVARGRNMGRREISQARAQQEAFDAHIREAAGGMSRPSSTDELARLSEIRARGDITDEEFRRAKELVLSGSGPAEHAGSTTRTPAR; this comes from the coding sequence ATGGGCGTGCAGACGTACCTCGCGTACGACTATCCCCTGCTGAGCGTCTTCTGGAGCATGCTCGTGTTCTTCCTGTGGATCATGTGGTTCGTCCTGCTCTTCCGCGTCGTCGTCGACATCTTCCGTGACGACGACCTGAGCGGCTGGGCGAAGGCCGGCTGGCTGGTGTTCACCGTCCTGCTGCCCTTCCTGGGCGTCTTCGTCTACGTGGTCGCCCGTGGCAGGAACATGGGCCGCCGGGAAATATCCCAGGCCCGAGCACAGCAGGAAGCCTTCGACGCCCACATCAGGGAGGCCGCAGGCGGTATGAGCCGGCCCAGCAGCACCGACGAGCTCGCCAGGCTGTCGGAGATCCGCGCCCGCGGCGACATCACGGACGAGGAGTTCCGCCGGGCCAAGGAACTGGTCCTGAGCGGCTCCGGCCCGGCGGAGCACGCCGGCTCCACCACCCGCACTCCCGCCCGCTGA
- a CDS encoding fused MFS/spermidine synthase, whose amino-acid sequence MSPVTGSSSSPAPEGTPRDHGLGPRAAAALVFGSSAAVLVVEIVALRLLAPYLGLTLETSTMVIGIALTAIALGSWLGGRLADQVEPRRLIGPSLGVSGAVVALTPALLRTTAEWAPVMLLLIASLTILVPGALLSAVTPIVTKLRLTSLAETGTVVGRLSGVGTVGAIVGTVLTGFVLVSRLPVSGILIGLGTLLVVGAGLLEWRTRGWSGTPALTLAVMAGGLATTVAPGGCDAETKYHCARVVADPDRGSGRTLVLDGLRHSYVDIDDPTFLEFAYVRALASVVDAAFPEGEPLAAHHVGGGGLTFPRYLAATRPGTHSVVSEIDSGVVRIDRDRLGLRSGAGIDVRAEDGRLGLRRLDTGSRDLVVGDAFGGVSVPWHLTTVEAMTDVRRVLDEDGLYVANLIDHGALAFARAEVATLGRTFEHVALVGEPAALGLDPTATAEGGNLVVLASDRPVDLGAAQEALDARQTGWRIATGDDLTSWIGDARPLTDDFAPVDQLLQPSATRGSQ is encoded by the coding sequence ATGTCGCCCGTGACCGGATCGTCATCCTCGCCTGCCCCCGAGGGCACGCCTCGCGACCACGGCCTGGGTCCCCGCGCCGCCGCCGCGCTCGTGTTCGGGTCCTCGGCCGCGGTCCTGGTGGTCGAGATCGTCGCTCTGCGGCTGCTGGCTCCGTATCTCGGCCTCACCCTCGAGACCAGCACCATGGTGATCGGCATCGCCCTCACCGCGATCGCCCTCGGCTCCTGGCTGGGTGGGCGCCTCGCCGACCAGGTCGAGCCACGCCGGCTCATAGGCCCCTCGCTCGGGGTGTCGGGAGCGGTCGTGGCGCTCACCCCCGCCCTGCTGCGCACCACCGCGGAGTGGGCGCCGGTGATGCTCTTGCTGATCGCGTCGCTGACCATCCTCGTGCCGGGCGCGCTGCTCTCCGCGGTGACGCCGATCGTCACCAAGTTGCGTCTCACCAGCCTCGCCGAGACCGGAACGGTGGTCGGCCGCCTTTCCGGCGTCGGCACCGTCGGCGCCATCGTCGGCACCGTCCTCACCGGCTTCGTCCTCGTATCCCGGTTGCCGGTCAGCGGCATCCTGATCGGCCTCGGAACACTGCTGGTGGTCGGCGCGGGGCTACTGGAGTGGCGAACGCGCGGGTGGAGCGGCACCCCTGCCCTGACCCTCGCGGTCATGGCCGGCGGCCTCGCCACCACGGTCGCGCCCGGTGGCTGCGACGCGGAGACCAAGTACCACTGCGCACGGGTCGTCGCAGACCCCGACCGGGGCAGCGGCCGCACACTCGTTCTGGACGGCCTGCGGCACTCCTACGTCGACATCGACGATCCGACCTTCCTGGAGTTCGCGTACGTGCGCGCCCTGGCGTCGGTGGTCGACGCCGCCTTTCCCGAAGGCGAGCCACTTGCCGCCCACCACGTGGGCGGCGGCGGGCTCACCTTTCCCCGTTACCTCGCGGCCACGCGGCCCGGGACGCACAGCGTCGTGTCCGAGATCGACAGCGGGGTCGTACGCATCGACCGCGACCGGCTCGGTCTGCGGTCGGGAGCCGGTATCGACGTGCGCGCCGAGGACGGCAGGCTCGGCCTGCGGCGACTGGACACCGGCAGCCGTGACCTCGTCGTCGGCGACGCCTTCGGAGGCGTCAGCGTGCCGTGGCACCTCACCACGGTGGAAGCGATGACTGACGTACGGCGGGTCCTCGACGAGGACGGCCTGTACGTCGCCAACCTCATCGACCACGGTGCTCTGGCCTTCGCACGTGCCGAAGTGGCCACCCTCGGCAGGACGTTCGAGCACGTCGCCCTCGTCGGCGAACCCGCCGCTCTCGGCCTCGACCCGACCGCCACCGCCGAGGGCGGCAATCTCGTGGTGCTCGCCTCCGACCGACCGGTCGACCTGGGCGCGGCCCAGGAAGCGCTGGACGCCCGACAGACCGGCTGGAGGATCGCCACCGGCGACGACCTCACCTCCTGGATCGGCGACGCCCGGCCGCTCACCGACGACTTCGCGCCCGTCGACCAGCTCCTCCAGCCGTCCGCCACGCGGGGCAGCCAGTGA
- a CDS encoding diacylglycerol/lipid kinase family protein, whose protein sequence is MAGSRSAPAPRWAARAALAAGFGAIVVLLLFAGLDSLLLVLVGAAGLAVTAAGVWWALVLTGLGRVLAGVLAFAAPAAVVVLYVASGLLWVVLVSLALWVLAGFCGRVALAGAETTPARTPERALAPPRRPYLIMNPLSGGGRVGRFRLREKAEALGAEVCVLDVARRQDVAALARRAADTGADLLGVAGGDGTQALVAAVAAERDLPFMVISAGTRNHFALDLGLDRDDPSTCLDALTDGVELRIDLGVINDRVFVNNASFGAYASVVQSPAYRDDKVRTTLQMLPDLLTHQYGPHLAVRAEGVTVDQPQAVLVSNNPYRTDDPAGLGRRERLDSGVLGVLGVTVDSAAQAAGMLRGHRATGLAQLTAREVVVDADADAIPVGVDGEALTLPTPVRCRIHPRALRVRVPRDRPGVPRGRPPMDWRRVRRLAMTTIRRAAGHGG, encoded by the coding sequence ATGGCCGGTAGCCGTTCCGCGCCCGCTCCACGCTGGGCCGCACGTGCGGCTCTGGCCGCGGGCTTCGGGGCGATCGTCGTGCTGCTGCTGTTCGCCGGGCTCGACAGCCTGCTGCTCGTCCTCGTGGGGGCCGCAGGGCTGGCGGTGACGGCGGCGGGCGTGTGGTGGGCGCTCGTCCTCACGGGCCTGGGCCGGGTGCTGGCCGGGGTCCTGGCCTTCGCCGCCCCCGCCGCCGTCGTCGTGCTCTACGTGGCGTCCGGGCTGCTGTGGGTGGTGCTCGTCTCGCTCGCGCTGTGGGTCCTGGCCGGCTTCTGCGGCAGGGTCGCGCTGGCAGGCGCCGAGACCACCCCGGCACGGACCCCGGAACGCGCACTGGCGCCGCCGCGCCGCCCGTACCTGATCATGAACCCGCTCTCGGGTGGCGGCAGGGTCGGCCGGTTCCGGCTGCGGGAGAAGGCCGAGGCACTCGGCGCCGAGGTCTGCGTCCTGGACGTGGCCCGCCGGCAGGACGTGGCCGCGCTCGCCCGCCGGGCCGCCGACACGGGCGCCGACCTGCTCGGCGTCGCGGGAGGCGACGGCACACAGGCTCTCGTCGCGGCCGTGGCCGCGGAGCGCGACCTGCCGTTCATGGTGATCTCCGCCGGTACCCGCAACCACTTCGCCCTGGACCTCGGGCTGGACAGGGACGACCCGTCGACGTGTCTCGACGCACTCACCGACGGCGTCGAACTCCGCATCGACCTGGGTGTCATCAACGACCGGGTGTTCGTCAACAACGCGTCGTTCGGCGCCTACGCGTCCGTCGTGCAGAGCCCCGCCTACCGAGACGACAAGGTCCGCACCACCCTGCAGATGCTGCCCGACCTGCTCACGCACCAGTACGGCCCGCACCTCGCCGTACGCGCCGAGGGCGTGACCGTCGACCAGCCGCAGGCCGTACTGGTCAGCAACAACCCGTACCGGACGGACGACCCGGCGGGACTGGGCCGCCGGGAACGGCTGGACTCCGGCGTCCTCGGGGTGCTGGGCGTGACGGTGGACAGCGCGGCACAGGCAGCGGGGATGCTCCGCGGGCACCGGGCGACCGGGCTCGCGCAACTGACCGCTCGGGAGGTCGTCGTCGATGCCGATGCCGACGCGATCCCGGTCGGCGTGGACGGCGAGGCCCTCACCCTGCCGACCCCGGTCCGGTGCCGGATCCACCCGCGCGCCCTGCGCGTGCGGGTCCCCCGCGACCGGCCCGGCGTGCCGCGCGGCAGACCCCCGATGGACTGGCGCCGGGTGCGGCGGCTGGCCATGACGACGATCCGGAGGGCCGCGGGACATGGAGGATGA
- a CDS encoding potassium channel family protein, giving the protein MEDDRAGPGPRTTLSAAARAIGLSAGLVLAYYLLPMDILVDAGTVAGLVLGLIAVTALFLWQVRAIVRSPYPVLRAVEALAAVVPLFVLLFATSYFLLERSAPGSFTEPLTRTDALYFALTVISTVGFGDITAHTETARVMTMIQMTGGILLVGVAARVVVKAVDTGRRRDPKSG; this is encoded by the coding sequence ATGGAGGATGACCGCGCGGGACCCGGCCCTCGCACGACCCTCTCGGCCGCGGCGCGGGCGATCGGTCTGTCGGCCGGACTGGTCCTCGCCTACTACCTGTTGCCCATGGACATACTGGTCGACGCCGGAACGGTGGCCGGTCTCGTCCTCGGTCTGATCGCGGTGACGGCGCTGTTCCTCTGGCAGGTTCGTGCGATCGTCCGTTCCCCGTACCCCGTACTGCGGGCCGTGGAGGCGCTCGCCGCCGTCGTCCCCCTGTTCGTCCTGCTCTTCGCCACCTCGTACTTCCTGCTGGAGCGGTCCGCACCCGGCAGCTTCACCGAGCCCCTCACCCGCACCGACGCCCTGTACTTCGCGCTCACCGTGATCAGCACCGTCGGCTTCGGCGACATCACCGCCCACACCGAAACGGCACGCGTCATGACGATGATCCAGATGACCGGCGGGATCCTGCTTGTCGGGGTCGCGGCCCGGGTGGTGGTCAAGGCCGTCGATACCGGGCGGCGACGGGACCCGAAGAGCGGGTGA
- a CDS encoding MFS transporter → MAPRTKTAESAAKARIVLLTLASGQFLMALDSSVMNVSIATVAEDVGTTVTGVQGAITAYTLVMAMFMIPGGKVGALIGRKRAFMIGCVIYGCGSLTTALAPNLPVLLLGWSFLEGIGAALILPAIVALVAGNFATERRPAAYGLVAAAGAVAIAVGPLIGGVATTYFSWRWVFAGEVLVVLGILVLARRIADAPVGERPRIDLVGTVLSALGLGIFVYGVLRSDEWGWFLPKPDAPSWLGVSLTVWLMLAGLLLIWLFLRWEARVVERHGEPLVDPAMLQNRQLTGGLTMFFFQYLVQMGVFFLVPLYLSVALGLSALKTGARILPLSVTLLAAAVLIPRYFPDVSPRRVVRLGTLALFAGAVVLMAALDADAGAEIVTIPLLLIGLGMGALASQLGSVTVSAVPEAQSAEVGGVQNSVTNLGASIGTALAGSILIAAMTTSFLTSVEQNPAVPAEVKSQATVELQSGVPFLSDAQLKSALDEAGTSEKVTEAALDANEDARIDGLRAAVAVLAFVALLAMFFTSRIPKTQPRSPEAEAEAEAEAEAEAEAEP, encoded by the coding sequence ATGGCACCCAGGACAAAAACCGCCGAGAGTGCGGCAAAGGCGCGAATCGTCCTGCTGACACTCGCGTCCGGTCAGTTCCTGATGGCGCTCGACAGCTCGGTCATGAACGTCTCGATCGCGACGGTGGCCGAAGACGTCGGCACGACGGTGACGGGTGTCCAGGGCGCCATCACGGCCTACACCCTCGTGATGGCGATGTTCATGATCCCCGGCGGCAAGGTGGGGGCGCTGATCGGCCGCAAACGCGCGTTCATGATCGGCTGCGTCATCTACGGCTGCGGCTCCCTCACCACGGCGCTCGCACCGAACCTGCCCGTGCTGCTGCTCGGCTGGTCGTTCCTCGAAGGGATCGGTGCGGCTCTCATCCTGCCCGCGATCGTGGCGCTCGTGGCCGGCAACTTCGCCACGGAACGCCGTCCCGCCGCCTACGGTCTCGTCGCGGCCGCAGGCGCCGTGGCGATCGCGGTCGGGCCCCTCATCGGCGGCGTCGCGACCACGTACTTCTCCTGGCGGTGGGTCTTCGCCGGAGAGGTCCTGGTGGTGCTCGGCATCCTGGTGCTCGCCCGCCGCATCGCCGACGCCCCGGTCGGCGAACGCCCTCGCATCGACCTCGTCGGCACCGTACTGTCCGCGCTCGGGCTGGGAATCTTCGTCTACGGCGTGCTCCGCTCGGACGAATGGGGCTGGTTCCTGCCGAAGCCCGACGCGCCCTCATGGCTCGGAGTCTCGCTGACCGTGTGGCTGATGCTGGCCGGTCTTCTGCTGATCTGGCTCTTCCTGCGCTGGGAGGCCCGCGTGGTGGAGCGGCACGGGGAGCCACTCGTCGACCCGGCGATGCTGCAGAACAGGCAGCTCACCGGCGGACTGACGATGTTCTTCTTCCAGTACCTCGTTCAGATGGGTGTCTTCTTCCTCGTCCCGCTCTATCTGTCGGTCGCCCTGGGTCTGTCCGCGCTCAAGACCGGCGCCCGCATCCTGCCGCTCTCGGTCACGCTGTTGGCGGCCGCCGTCCTGATCCCCCGCTACTTTCCGGACGTCTCGCCGCGCCGGGTGGTACGGCTGGGAACCCTCGCGCTGTTCGCGGGCGCGGTGGTGCTGATGGCCGCGCTCGACGCGGACGCCGGTGCGGAAATCGTCACCATCCCCCTGCTGTTGATCGGGCTGGGCATGGGCGCGCTGGCGTCCCAGCTCGGGTCGGTCACCGTGTCCGCGGTGCCGGAAGCCCAGAGCGCGGAAGTCGGCGGCGTCCAGAACTCCGTCACCAACCTCGGCGCCTCGATCGGTACGGCGCTCGCCGGGTCGATCCTGATCGCCGCGATGACGACGTCCTTCCTCACCAGCGTGGAACAGAATCCGGCGGTCCCGGCCGAGGTCAAGAGCCAGGCGACTGTCGAACTCCAAAGCGGCGTACCGTTCTTGTCGGACGCCCAGCTCAAGTCCGCGCTCGACGAAGCGGGCACGAGCGAGAAGGTGACCGAAGCGGCACTCGACGCGAACGAAGACGCCAGGATCGACGGTCTGCGCGCCGCAGTCGCCGTTCTGGCCTTCGTCGCGCTCCTCGCGATGTTCTTCACCTCACGGATCCCGAAGACCCAGCCCCGTTCGCCGGAGGCGGAGGCGGAGGCGGAGGCGGAGGCGGAGGCGGAGGCGGAGGCGGAGCCGTAG
- a CDS encoding amphi-Trp domain-containing protein — protein sequence MKDLKFEQKRSLSRLEAADQLTELAAALREGGEAELELGPGTLSLRIPDDLRSEIEVEIGEGEIELEIEFTWPTAPTRTPSSRTVAGTEETTRRKSAPAKPGHGSTGTRGTKSAKRSATKTS from the coding sequence ATGAAGGACCTCAAGTTCGAGCAGAAGCGCTCGCTGTCACGCCTTGAGGCGGCTGACCAGCTCACAGAACTCGCAGCCGCGCTGAGGGAAGGTGGGGAAGCCGAACTGGAACTCGGCCCGGGAACCCTGAGCCTGCGGATCCCCGACGACCTGCGCAGCGAGATCGAGGTCGAGATCGGCGAGGGGGAGATCGAGCTGGAGATCGAGTTCACGTGGCCGACCGCGCCGACCCGGACACCGTCATCGCGGACGGTCGCAGGCACGGAGGAGACCACAAGGCGAAAGAGCGCGCCCGCGAAGCCAGGACACGGCAGCACAGGCACCAGGGGAACCAAGAGCGCGAAGCGGTCCGCCACGAAGACGTCGTGA
- a CDS encoding vitamin K epoxide reductase family protein, with protein sequence MTSNIAAVHHLTTTAQGVTGDGGRRETTSVGSTGASRAFAWLLVITGGLGILASFVITLDKFELLRDPSFSPSCNLSPVLSCSNVMRSDQAGVFGFPNPLLGLLTYPVVVAIGAALLAGARFRRWFWLGLNAGTLFGAAFCMWLMTQALYEIGALCLWCCLAWAVTIAVFWYTTVHNLRHGIIRAPRGLVAGVLEFHWAVPVTWYLTIVMLVATRWWSYWHTLW encoded by the coding sequence ATGACGAGCAACATCGCCGCCGTGCACCACCTCACCACCACGGCTCAGGGGGTGACGGGGGACGGAGGCCGGCGGGAGACGACGTCGGTGGGCTCGACCGGCGCCTCCCGCGCCTTCGCCTGGCTGCTCGTCATCACCGGTGGCCTCGGTATCCTCGCCTCCTTCGTGATCACCCTCGACAAGTTCGAACTGCTGCGGGACCCGAGCTTCTCGCCCTCGTGCAACCTCAGCCCGGTGTTGTCCTGTTCGAACGTGATGCGCAGCGACCAGGCGGGCGTGTTCGGGTTTCCGAACCCGCTGCTGGGCCTGCTCACGTACCCGGTCGTCGTCGCGATCGGCGCGGCGCTGCTGGCCGGGGCCCGGTTTCGCCGCTGGTTCTGGCTCGGGCTCAACGCCGGCACGCTGTTCGGCGCGGCCTTCTGCATGTGGCTGATGACCCAGGCGCTGTACGAGATCGGTGCGCTGTGCCTGTGGTGCTGTCTGGCCTGGGCGGTCACCATCGCCGTGTTCTGGTACACCACCGTGCACAACCTGCGGCACGGGATCATCCGTGCCCCGCGGGGGCTGGTCGCCGGGGTGCTGGAGTTCCACTGGGCGGTGCCGGTCACGTGGTACCTGACCATCGTCATGCTGGTCGCCACCCGCTGGTGGAGTTACTGGCACACGTTGTGGTGA